In one Corallococcus sp. EGB genomic region, the following are encoded:
- a CDS encoding SCP2 sterol-binding domain-containing protein gives MSTAKDIIETQIPAKLQAKPELAKEINAIIHFDVSGDGGGKWTLDTTKPDGWVSEGLNGASKMTVSVSNDDFVKIREGKLNPQMAAMSGKLKFKPMDMGLAMKLAKLLS, from the coding sequence ATGTCGACCGCGAAGGACATCATCGAGACGCAGATTCCGGCGAAGCTGCAGGCGAAGCCAGAGCTGGCGAAGGAGATCAACGCCATCATCCACTTCGACGTCTCCGGCGACGGTGGCGGCAAGTGGACGCTGGACACCACCAAGCCGGACGGCTGGGTGTCCGAGGGGCTCAACGGCGCGTCGAAGATGACGGTCTCCGTCAGCAACGACGACTTCGTGAAGATCCGCGAGGGCAAGCTGAACCCGCAGATGGCCGCCATGTCGGGCAAGCTCAAGTTCAAGCCGATGGACATGGGCCTCGCCATGAAGCTGGCGAAGCTGCTGAGCTGA
- a CDS encoding long-chain fatty acid--CoA ligase, with protein MRAESQVTTAPAAGGTQEQNLVQLLVQRAQNASKVGVTHKKDGRWQDVTYAQVLEDVKALAAGLIAQGIQPGDRVAIFANTSLQWIIADLAISAAQAITVPIYGSNTPDECRYILNHSETRLLLVDNDEKDAKQAGRLSRVRSKLADIPKLEKIVVFEGPVADGGKELTLAEVVASGKGQPFASEAAFAERVAQVKTDDTNLLIYTSGTTGDPKGVILTHGNWAYEAKATQAMGMMKPDDSVMLFLPLAHVFAQVVKAAWLSMGFRLIIAESVDKLLANLAETRPTVLPSVPRVFEKVYNNVVANGSAAPGMKGKLFKWAFGLFDEYAEAKAQGREYSSLQFSLAKRLVFSKVRKTLDEKLGGNMRIFISGGAPLSRKIAYFFDLLDLKVLEGYGLTETSAPCNANRVEKIKIGTVGPPVPGTEIKIAADGEILVRGPCVMKGYYKNPAATAEVLDPDGWFHTGDIGEVDSDNYLRITDRKKDIIVTAGGKNVAPQNIENTLKTFPLISQAMVVGDKQPYLVALVTVSEEPARKLLEEKGIAVGSYEQNSQRPEIRAAIEEIFKKVNAEIPPYSTIKKFQVMKADFTQESGELTPTLKVKRKVASQKYAMLIDAMYASGKGGD; from the coding sequence GTGAGGGCAGAGAGTCAGGTCACGACGGCTCCCGCGGCGGGCGGGACGCAGGAGCAGAACCTCGTCCAGTTGCTCGTTCAGCGGGCCCAGAACGCCTCCAAGGTAGGCGTCACCCACAAGAAGGACGGGCGCTGGCAGGACGTCACGTACGCGCAGGTGCTGGAGGACGTGAAGGCGCTGGCGGCGGGCCTCATCGCCCAGGGCATCCAGCCCGGGGACCGGGTGGCCATCTTCGCCAACACCAGCCTCCAGTGGATCATCGCGGACCTGGCCATCAGCGCGGCCCAGGCCATCACGGTGCCCATCTACGGCTCCAACACGCCGGATGAGTGCCGCTACATCCTGAACCACTCGGAGACGCGGCTGCTGCTCGTCGACAACGACGAGAAGGACGCCAAGCAGGCGGGCCGCCTGTCGCGCGTGCGCTCCAAGCTCGCGGACATCCCCAAGCTGGAGAAGATCGTCGTCTTCGAGGGCCCCGTCGCCGACGGCGGCAAGGAGCTGACGCTCGCGGAGGTGGTGGCCTCCGGCAAGGGCCAGCCGTTCGCCTCCGAGGCCGCGTTCGCCGAGCGCGTGGCGCAGGTGAAGACGGACGACACCAACCTGCTCATCTACACCTCCGGCACCACGGGCGACCCCAAGGGCGTCATCCTCACCCACGGCAACTGGGCCTATGAAGCGAAGGCCACCCAGGCCATGGGCATGATGAAGCCGGACGACTCCGTCATGCTCTTCCTGCCCCTGGCGCACGTGTTCGCGCAGGTGGTGAAGGCCGCGTGGCTGTCCATGGGCTTCCGCCTCATCATCGCGGAGTCGGTGGACAAGCTGCTGGCGAACCTGGCGGAGACGCGCCCCACGGTGCTGCCGTCCGTGCCGCGCGTCTTCGAGAAGGTCTACAACAACGTCGTGGCCAACGGCTCGGCGGCGCCCGGCATGAAGGGCAAGCTCTTCAAGTGGGCCTTCGGCCTCTTTGACGAGTACGCCGAGGCCAAGGCCCAGGGCCGCGAGTACAGCTCGCTCCAGTTCAGCTTGGCCAAGCGGCTGGTGTTCTCCAAGGTGCGCAAGACGCTGGATGAGAAGCTGGGCGGCAACATGCGCATCTTCATCTCCGGCGGCGCGCCGCTGTCGCGGAAGATCGCCTACTTCTTCGACCTGCTCGACCTGAAGGTGCTGGAGGGCTACGGCCTCACGGAGACGAGCGCCCCGTGCAACGCCAACCGGGTGGAGAAGATCAAGATCGGCACCGTGGGCCCGCCGGTGCCGGGCACGGAGATCAAGATCGCCGCGGACGGAGAGATCCTGGTGCGTGGCCCCTGCGTGATGAAGGGCTACTACAAGAACCCCGCTGCCACCGCGGAGGTGCTGGATCCGGACGGCTGGTTCCACACCGGCGACATCGGCGAGGTGGACTCCGACAACTACCTGCGCATCACCGACCGCAAGAAGGACATCATCGTCACCGCGGGCGGCAAGAACGTGGCGCCGCAGAACATCGAGAACACGCTCAAGACCTTCCCGCTCATCAGCCAGGCGATGGTGGTCGGTGACAAGCAGCCGTACCTCGTCGCGCTCGTCACGGTCTCCGAGGAGCCCGCGCGCAAGCTGCTGGAGGAAAAGGGCATCGCGGTGGGCAGCTACGAGCAGAACTCGCAGCGGCCGGAGATCCGCGCGGCCATCGAGGAGATCTTCAAGAAGGTGAACGCGGAGATTCCTCCGTACTCCACCATCAAGAAGTTCCAGGTGATGAAGGCGGACTTCACGCAGGAGTCCGGCGAGCTCACGCCGACGCTCAAGGTGAAGCGCAAGGTGGCCAGCCAGAAGTACGCCATGCTCATCGACGCCATGTACGCGAGCGGCAAGGGCGGAGACTGA
- a CDS encoding zinc-regulated TonB-dependent outer membrane receptor: MSSHPRRNPRALAVVLAAQLSASAAWAQQSTPPSTASPPPADAPAPAAPQSPEEAPALSPEEMAEIERALGTDTSTRARPSGDTSPASPTATNDSGTTPLKLPNAISGGTNFLNLSFILDMALAAFSSKEPLQGGGHDPTRNGFNLQQLELSIGSVVDPYFRFDSNIVFSQFGVEIEEAYVTTLDLPANLQVRAGQFLTRFGRINATHPHAWDFVDQPFVMSRYFGAEGNRGLGVEGSWLTPLPWYVEVIGSATDATGEATARSFFGASAERVLSPLDFQLTGAVKQFFPLSDDLSLMWGLSAATGPNDTGYRNHSTIYGTDLYLKFRPITSQSAQQLVLQAEVLYRRRQVPEDVLSDWGGYAQTVWRFSNRWATGLRYEFGSPAKTQEGRIATDPLDPEWISNRQRITAAVTFWPTEFSRLRLQAATDRVGWRESPDYSAFLAFEVVTGAHGAHAF, encoded by the coding sequence GTGTCATCCCATCCGCGCAGGAATCCCCGCGCCCTCGCCGTCGTGCTTGCAGCGCAGCTGTCCGCGAGTGCCGCTTGGGCCCAGCAGTCCACCCCTCCCTCCACCGCGTCCCCTCCTCCCGCTGACGCCCCCGCCCCGGCCGCGCCTCAATCTCCAGAGGAGGCACCGGCGCTGAGCCCCGAGGAGATGGCGGAGATCGAGAGGGCGCTGGGCACGGACACGAGCACGCGCGCGCGTCCATCCGGCGACACGTCACCGGCGTCGCCCACCGCGACGAATGACTCCGGCACGACGCCGCTCAAGCTGCCCAACGCCATCTCCGGCGGCACCAACTTCCTCAACCTGAGCTTCATCCTGGACATGGCCCTGGCGGCATTCTCCAGCAAGGAGCCGCTGCAGGGCGGCGGGCACGACCCGACGAGGAACGGCTTCAACCTCCAGCAGTTGGAGCTGTCCATCGGTTCGGTGGTGGACCCGTACTTCCGCTTCGACAGCAACATCGTCTTCAGCCAGTTCGGCGTCGAAATCGAGGAGGCCTACGTCACCACGCTGGACCTGCCGGCGAACCTCCAGGTGCGCGCGGGCCAGTTCCTCACGCGCTTCGGGCGCATCAACGCCACGCACCCGCACGCGTGGGACTTCGTGGATCAGCCCTTCGTGATGAGCCGCTACTTCGGCGCGGAGGGCAACCGGGGCCTGGGCGTGGAGGGTTCGTGGCTCACGCCACTGCCCTGGTACGTGGAGGTCATTGGCAGCGCCACGGACGCGACCGGCGAGGCCACCGCGCGCAGCTTCTTCGGCGCCTCCGCCGAGCGCGTGCTGTCCCCGCTGGACTTCCAGCTGACGGGCGCGGTGAAGCAGTTCTTCCCGCTGTCGGACGACCTGTCGCTCATGTGGGGCCTGTCCGCCGCCACGGGCCCCAATGACACGGGCTACCGCAACCACAGCACCATCTATGGCACGGACCTGTACTTGAAGTTCCGGCCCATCACGTCACAGAGCGCGCAGCAACTGGTGCTCCAGGCGGAGGTGCTCTACCGCCGCAGGCAGGTGCCGGAGGACGTGCTGTCCGACTGGGGCGGCTACGCGCAGACGGTGTGGCGCTTCTCCAACCGCTGGGCCACGGGCCTGCGCTACGAGTTCGGCTCGCCCGCGAAGACGCAGGAGGGCCGCATCGCGACGGATCCGCTGGACCCCGAGTGGATCTCCAACCGCCAGCGCATCACCGCGGCGGTGACGTTCTGGCCCACGGAGTTCTCCCGCCTGCGCCTGCAGGCCGCCACGGACCGCGTGGGCTGGCGTGAGTCGCCGGACTACTCGGCCTTCCTCGCCTTTGAAGTCGTGACTGGCGCCCACGGTGCCCATGCGTTCTGA
- a CDS encoding tetratricopeptide repeat protein has product MRLKLLALWVLWAIPAHAADPALLDQLDALYAKRNDADSLKALDAGLSEALKAAPDDFDLAWRKARMLQWQADGATEKKLKMVLGKQTWEAGDKAARLQPARVEGYYFAACGIGSYSQAVGIMKALGDGLEGKFNERLDTALKIDPTYEFGGPWLVKGRYFYELPWPKRDLGKSAEFYQKAIAKFPQSLRAHYYLAETLLKDGKAKEASAAIEKVKQGSTAYNPAEGQRVQQWAKKVDADIQEELK; this is encoded by the coding sequence ATGCGCTTGAAATTGCTTGCCCTTTGGGTGCTTTGGGCCATCCCAGCACACGCTGCGGATCCCGCGCTGCTCGACCAACTCGACGCGTTGTACGCCAAACGCAATGACGCGGACTCCCTCAAGGCGTTGGACGCGGGCCTCTCCGAGGCGCTGAAGGCCGCGCCGGACGACTTCGACCTCGCGTGGCGCAAGGCGCGCATGCTCCAGTGGCAGGCGGACGGCGCCACGGAGAAGAAGCTCAAGATGGTCCTGGGCAAGCAGACCTGGGAGGCGGGCGACAAGGCGGCCAGGCTGCAGCCCGCGCGCGTGGAGGGCTACTACTTCGCCGCCTGCGGCATCGGCTCCTACTCGCAGGCCGTGGGCATCATGAAGGCCCTGGGTGACGGCCTGGAGGGCAAGTTCAACGAGCGCCTGGACACCGCGCTGAAGATCGACCCCACGTACGAGTTCGGCGGCCCCTGGCTGGTGAAGGGGCGATATTTCTATGAGCTGCCCTGGCCCAAGCGCGACCTCGGCAAGTCCGCCGAGTTCTACCAGAAGGCCATCGCCAAGTTTCCGCAGTCGCTGCGCGCGCACTACTACCTCGCCGAGACGCTCCTGAAGGACGGCAAGGCGAAGGAGGCGAGCGCCGCCATCGAGAAGGTCAAGCAGGGAAGCACCGCTTACAACCCCGCGGAGGGGCAGCGCGTGCAGCAGTGGGCCAAGAAGGTGGATGCCGACATCCAGGAGGAGCTCAAGTGA
- a CDS encoding response regulator: MVLVVDDDPDILEALSEILEAEGFEIRRARNGKEALERLEPEPPDLILLDLMMPVMDGWEFAQRMRQKPDVAGIPLIVLSADRNVGSKAKDIGAVGHLAKPFELNDLLSMVRQSLRPAVDTSRV; the protein is encoded by the coding sequence GTGGTGCTCGTCGTGGACGACGATCCCGACATCTTGGAAGCCCTGTCGGAGATCCTCGAGGCTGAAGGCTTCGAGATCCGCCGGGCCCGCAATGGCAAGGAGGCCCTGGAGCGCCTGGAGCCGGAGCCTCCCGACCTCATCCTGTTGGACCTGATGATGCCGGTGATGGACGGCTGGGAGTTCGCCCAGCGGATGCGCCAGAAGCCGGACGTGGCGGGCATCCCGCTCATCGTCCTCAGCGCGGACCGCAACGTCGGCAGCAAGGCGAAGGACATTGGCGCGGTGGGCCACCTGGCCAAGCCCTTCGAGCTCAACGACCTGCTGTCGATGGTGCGACAGTCCCTGCGCCCCGCAGTGGACACGTCGCGCGTCTGA
- a CDS encoding FAD-binding oxidoreductase: MNPAAQAFERVAPERVAKVLEALAGVLSEGQVKRDADALDAYSRDESDSGVYRPDAVLLPENTAQVSAIFKACQMHGVPFTPCGARSGKSGGSLPLKGGMAVSLERMNRIRSISKEDLIAVVEPGVVTGDLMKAVEAQGLFYPPDPNSWEFCTLGGNVAENAGGPRALKYGVTRDYVIGLEWVMPDGEVLRVGRRTIKGVAGYDLVGLFVGSEGTLGVATEITVQLIPLPRQVMTALVVFPSVLDAARGVSAVLAAGILPRCLELIDEVAVQAIVHRGSFQFPPDAGAALIAEVDGNTSEGVFAELQLLGDICNQHGATQTLVAQDDGQREKLWAARRVISPALRALKPAKISEDIVVPRSKIPDIIERLKRMGEELGLTVATYGHAGDGNLHANILYEGPAQRPLVDEALKRMLVLTVELGGTITGEHGVGHAKREYLALEQSPELLALQRRLKTFFDPSGLLNPEKIFPALKR, encoded by the coding sequence ATGAACCCCGCCGCCCAGGCCTTCGAACGGGTGGCGCCCGAGCGCGTCGCGAAGGTGCTGGAGGCCCTGGCGGGCGTGCTGTCCGAAGGCCAGGTGAAGCGCGACGCGGACGCGCTCGACGCCTACTCGCGCGACGAGTCCGACAGCGGCGTGTACCGGCCCGACGCGGTCCTCCTGCCGGAGAACACCGCGCAGGTGTCCGCCATCTTCAAGGCGTGCCAGATGCACGGCGTGCCCTTCACCCCCTGCGGCGCGCGCAGCGGCAAGAGCGGCGGTTCGCTGCCCCTCAAGGGCGGCATGGCGGTGAGCCTGGAGCGCATGAACAGAATCCGCTCCATCTCCAAGGAGGACCTCATCGCGGTGGTGGAGCCCGGCGTGGTGACGGGCGACCTGATGAAGGCGGTGGAGGCGCAAGGGCTCTTCTATCCGCCGGATCCGAACTCCTGGGAGTTCTGCACGCTGGGCGGCAACGTGGCGGAGAACGCCGGCGGCCCGCGCGCCCTGAAGTATGGCGTCACGCGCGACTACGTCATCGGCCTGGAGTGGGTGATGCCGGACGGTGAGGTGCTGCGCGTGGGCCGGCGCACCATCAAGGGCGTGGCCGGCTACGACCTGGTGGGGCTGTTCGTCGGCTCCGAGGGTACGCTCGGCGTGGCCACCGAAATCACGGTGCAGCTCATCCCACTTCCCCGCCAGGTGATGACCGCGCTGGTGGTGTTCCCCTCCGTGCTGGACGCGGCGCGCGGCGTCTCCGCGGTGCTCGCCGCCGGCATCCTGCCGCGCTGCCTGGAGCTCATCGACGAGGTCGCCGTCCAGGCCATCGTGCACCGGGGCAGCTTCCAGTTCCCTCCGGACGCGGGCGCCGCCCTCATCGCCGAGGTCGACGGCAACACGTCCGAAGGCGTCTTCGCGGAGCTTCAGCTGTTGGGGGACATCTGCAACCAGCACGGGGCCACCCAGACCCTGGTGGCCCAGGACGATGGTCAGCGCGAGAAGCTCTGGGCCGCCCGGCGGGTCATCTCCCCGGCCCTGCGCGCGCTCAAGCCCGCGAAGATCTCCGAGGACATCGTGGTCCCCCGCTCGAAAATTCCCGACATCATCGAGCGGCTGAAGCGGATGGGCGAGGAGCTGGGGCTCACCGTGGCCACGTATGGCCACGCGGGCGACGGCAACCTGCACGCCAACATCCTGTACGAAGGTCCCGCCCAGCGTCCCCTTGTCGATGAGGCGCTGAAGCGCATGCTGGTGCTCACCGTGGAGCTGGGAGGCACCATCACCGGCGAGCACGGCGTGGGGCACGCGAAGCGGGAATATCTGGCGCTGGAGCAGTCGCCGGAGCTGCTCGCGCTGCAGCGCCGTCTGAAGACCTTTTTTGATCCATCAGGCCTGCTCAACCCGGAGAAAATCTTCCCCGCGCTCAAGCGTTGA
- the folE gene encoding GTP cyclohydrolase I: protein MARAVRDFLTAAGLDLQDVNLVDTPTRVADVWAHGFLDGYGRTPEEALGKTYPAPADSSGELVVVTDLRFHSMCPHHLLPFTGRAHVAYVPGTRVVGFGRIGALVDCFAHRLILQEDLARQVARSLARVLDSPATACILEAEQACLRLRADHQRDAVTHAEAYEGRLRRDGPLRRELWARLAARPGLATTRSPR, encoded by the coding sequence ATGGCCCGGGCGGTCCGCGACTTCCTCACCGCCGCGGGGCTCGACCTCCAGGACGTGAACCTGGTGGACACACCCACGCGCGTGGCCGACGTGTGGGCCCATGGCTTCCTCGACGGCTACGGACGCACGCCCGAGGAGGCGCTCGGGAAGACCTACCCCGCGCCCGCGGACTCGTCGGGAGAGCTGGTGGTGGTGACGGACCTGCGCTTCCACTCCATGTGTCCGCACCACCTGCTGCCCTTCACCGGCCGCGCGCACGTGGCCTACGTGCCGGGGACGCGCGTGGTGGGCTTCGGACGCATTGGCGCGCTCGTGGACTGCTTCGCGCACCGGCTCATCCTCCAGGAAGACCTGGCGCGGCAGGTGGCGCGCTCGCTTGCTCGGGTGCTGGACAGCCCCGCCACCGCCTGCATCCTGGAGGCGGAGCAGGCGTGCCTGCGACTGAGGGCGGATCACCAGCGCGACGCCGTCACCCACGCGGAGGCCTATGAAGGGCGCCTGCGCCGCGACGGCCCCCTGCGCCGCGAGCTGTGGGCCCGCCTCGCGGCACGTCCAGGTCTGGCGACGACGAGGTCCCCGCGATGA
- a CDS encoding sensor histidine kinase KdpD: MTWSGETRGGNEAAPGLALMPRQGAPRLLGPLLLDYLGLEALPPAPGATGVDGLMSAAGFHRRDGQRNVWERDERTLLVGEEPLEDGGRLVWALPVPWSADPDGPQASEASERVADRVRYLSLASHDLRGSLANIRSYAALLLNGRIPLEPKVQRYMETILRNADRAISFAQDFFDSSRANLGALACERERQPLLPILDAAVERMRSTASSANVELVLDALPELPDVNVDAGRIQHAVEAFLHHLLGRAQPGESLHVRAERLGHQVRVEVRREGASVPEEDIHTVFQCEARALRERKLEDPLRVFLARQEVEAHGGQVGARVDPDGTTLYLTLPLSVPEEAGQPAGWQA; encoded by the coding sequence GTGACGTGGTCGGGGGAGACGCGAGGAGGCAACGAAGCCGCGCCGGGGCTCGCGCTGATGCCCCGCCAGGGGGCGCCGCGCCTGCTCGGTCCCCTGCTCCTGGACTACCTGGGGTTGGAGGCCCTGCCACCCGCCCCGGGCGCGACGGGCGTCGACGGGCTGATGTCCGCCGCGGGCTTCCACCGCAGGGACGGCCAGCGAAACGTCTGGGAGCGCGACGAGCGCACCCTCCTGGTGGGCGAGGAGCCCCTGGAGGACGGCGGACGGCTGGTGTGGGCGCTGCCGGTGCCCTGGAGCGCCGACCCGGATGGCCCCCAGGCCTCGGAGGCGAGCGAGCGCGTGGCGGACCGCGTGCGCTACCTGTCGCTCGCGTCGCATGACCTGCGCGGCTCCCTGGCCAACATCCGCTCGTACGCGGCGCTGCTGCTCAACGGCCGCATCCCGCTGGAGCCCAAGGTGCAGCGCTACATGGAGACCATCCTGCGCAACGCCGACCGGGCCATCTCCTTCGCCCAGGACTTCTTCGATTCCAGCCGCGCGAACCTGGGTGCGCTGGCGTGCGAGCGCGAGCGCCAGCCGCTGCTGCCCATCCTGGATGCCGCGGTGGAGCGCATGCGGAGCACCGCCTCCTCCGCCAACGTGGAGCTGGTGCTGGACGCGCTGCCGGAGCTGCCCGACGTGAACGTGGACGCGGGCCGCATCCAGCACGCGGTGGAGGCCTTCCTCCACCACCTGCTGGGGCGCGCGCAGCCGGGCGAGTCCCTGCATGTGCGCGCCGAGCGACTGGGACACCAGGTGCGGGTGGAGGTGCGCCGCGAGGGGGCGTCCGTTCCGGAAGAGGACATCCACACCGTCTTCCAGTGCGAGGCACGCGCCCTGCGTGAGCGCAAGCTGGAGGATCCGCTGCGCGTCTTCCTGGCACGGCAGGAGGTGGAGGCTCACGGAGGCCAGGTGGGCGCCCGGGTGGATCCGGACGGGACCACCCTGTACCTCACGTTGCCCTTATCGGTGCCAGAGGAAGCCGGACAGCCAGCGGGCTGGCAGGCGTGA
- a CDS encoding CaiB/BaiF CoA-transferase family protein, protein MSEPSSPLAGLRVLDLSRLLPGPYATLVLADLGATVDTVEDPDVGDATRHMPPHRDGEGALYYGLHRNKRSLTLNLKSPEGRDALLRLVTRYDVLVESFRPGVMDKLGLGEAALRQKNPRLIYCAISGYGQTGPDRLKAGHDLNYVARAGLLGYGGEAGGAPAFPGVQVADIGGGSLFALVGILAALHERERTGVGRFVDVSMTDGALAFLHLHLASRLFMGPQGSPLQRGTEALNGGYPSYGLYRTADDRWLAVGALEPKFFGALCAKLGRPELLDDAYSGGEACSRVKAELTRIFAEQPLAHWREQLCGPEFCVEPVSEGDEVLADPQLRARGLFVEAEDARRGIRVTHLLTPLRMGDVALRPPPTLGQDSRVILEDAGFTAEEISRLIA, encoded by the coding sequence ATGTCCGAGCCGTCTTCCCCTCTCGCCGGCCTGCGGGTGTTGGACCTGTCGCGCCTGTTGCCCGGCCCGTACGCGACGCTGGTCCTGGCGGACCTGGGCGCCACCGTGGACACCGTGGAGGACCCGGACGTGGGGGACGCCACCCGCCACATGCCGCCGCACCGGGACGGGGAGGGCGCGCTCTACTACGGGCTGCACCGCAACAAGCGCTCGCTCACGCTGAACCTCAAGTCGCCGGAAGGGCGTGACGCGCTCCTGCGCCTGGTGACGCGCTACGACGTGCTGGTGGAGAGCTTCCGCCCCGGCGTGATGGACAAGCTGGGCCTGGGCGAGGCGGCGCTGCGCCAGAAGAACCCGCGGCTCATCTACTGCGCCATCTCCGGCTACGGCCAGACGGGGCCGGACCGGCTCAAGGCAGGGCACGACCTCAACTACGTGGCCCGCGCGGGGCTGTTGGGCTACGGCGGAGAGGCCGGCGGCGCGCCCGCGTTCCCGGGCGTCCAGGTGGCGGACATCGGCGGAGGCAGCCTCTTCGCGCTGGTGGGCATCCTCGCCGCGCTGCACGAGCGTGAGCGCACCGGCGTGGGCCGCTTCGTGGACGTGTCCATGACGGACGGCGCGCTGGCGTTCCTCCACCTGCACCTGGCCTCGCGCCTCTTCATGGGGCCGCAGGGCTCACCGCTCCAGCGCGGGACGGAGGCGCTCAACGGCGGATACCCGAGCTACGGGCTGTACCGCACCGCGGACGACCGCTGGCTCGCCGTGGGGGCGCTGGAGCCCAAGTTCTTCGGCGCGCTCTGCGCGAAGCTGGGCCGTCCGGAGCTGCTGGATGACGCGTACTCGGGCGGAGAGGCCTGCTCTCGCGTGAAGGCGGAGCTCACCCGCATCTTCGCGGAACAGCCGCTGGCGCACTGGCGCGAGCAGCTCTGCGGCCCGGAGTTCTGCGTGGAGCCGGTGTCCGAGGGCGACGAGGTCCTGGCGGATCCACAGCTGCGCGCGCGCGGCCTCTTCGTGGAGGCGGAGGACGCGCGGCGTGGCATTCGCGTTACGCACCTGCTCACGCCCCTGCGCATGGGCGACGTCGCGCTGCGTCCACCGCCCACGCTGGGACAGGACTCGCGCGTCATCCTGGAAGACG
- a CDS encoding twin-arginine translocase TatA/TatE family subunit, producing MGLKLPEILLIFAALLLLFGGSRLPQLGSSLGSALRNFKRGFSGDEKDEVSDKKPGTLSASTTVDKDVAAKSPSHNA from the coding sequence ATGGGATTGAAGCTTCCTGAGATTCTTCTGATTTTCGCGGCGCTGCTGCTGCTGTTCGGTGGCTCGCGGCTGCCGCAGCTCGGCTCGTCCCTGGGCAGCGCGCTCCGCAACTTCAAGCGCGGCTTCTCCGGTGACGAGAAGGACGAGGTCAGCGACAAGAAGCCCGGCACGCTGTCCGCGTCCACCACCGTGGACAAGGACGTCGCGGCCAAGTCGCCCAGCCACAACGCCTGA
- a CDS encoding RNA polymerase sigma factor RpoD/SigA, which yields MANSTKYAAEGLSHYLRHLGGHQQLTREQEYELARQARKGDESARQTLASSNLAFVVAVAKKFANRGARLDDLIQEGNVGLMKAIEHFDPKKNVRFATYAVWWIRAYITRYLKDNRSQVRGGEAERGSMVDFSLDATIDEEGETTFLDRLEDGGPSPQESFLSREQDTEIQDALAKVRKRIGDLGWDILQERLTQDKPLTLEELGQRWGVSRERVRQVELKTKNFLERYLVAFNENEEHPATAVDAA from the coding sequence ATGGCCAACTCGACGAAGTACGCGGCAGAGGGCCTTTCGCATTACCTGCGTCACCTGGGCGGGCACCAGCAGCTCACGCGTGAACAGGAGTACGAGCTGGCCCGCCAGGCCCGCAAGGGTGACGAGAGCGCCCGACAGACGCTCGCCAGCTCCAACCTCGCTTTCGTGGTCGCCGTGGCGAAGAAGTTCGCCAACCGCGGTGCCCGCCTGGACGACCTCATCCAGGAAGGCAACGTGGGCCTCATGAAGGCCATCGAGCACTTCGACCCCAAGAAGAACGTGCGCTTCGCCACCTATGCCGTGTGGTGGATCCGCGCCTACATCACCCGCTACCTGAAGGACAACCGCAGCCAGGTGCGCGGTGGCGAGGCCGAGCGCGGCAGCATGGTGGACTTCTCGCTGGACGCCACCATCGACGAGGAGGGTGAGACGACCTTCCTCGACCGGCTGGAGGACGGCGGTCCCTCGCCGCAGGAGTCGTTCCTCTCCCGCGAGCAGGACACGGAGATCCAGGATGCCCTGGCCAAGGTGCGCAAGCGCATCGGCGACCTGGGCTGGGACATCCTCCAGGAGCGCCTCACGCAGGACAAGCCGCTGACGCTGGAGGAACTGGGCCAGCGCTGGGGCGTGTCGCGCGAGCGCGTGCGCCAGGTGGAGCTCAAGACGAAGAACTTCCTGGAGCGCTACCTCGTCGCCTTCAACGAGAACGAGGAGCATCCGGCCACGGCGGTTGATGCCGCCTGA